DNA sequence from the Siniperca chuatsi isolate FFG_IHB_CAS linkage group LG3, ASM2008510v1, whole genome shotgun sequence genome:
attatcttGCTTGCTGTCATAGTTACATAACATGAAAACAGCTAACAAGTCCAGATAAGCAGAGATATTAGAGCTCACTCACACATGTTGTTGCTTAATTAGAAAGAACATCAGTTTCATTCGGATGGCTATGTGACAACTTTGAGTTTGTTTCTGAGCACATCGCTCATGAAATTGGTTATCTGAGATTACTCATCATGATACTGCAGTTCTCAGTTTAACAGTGCAAGAATAAGACTTGAAACCAGGTCAGAGGAAAATTATTCATTGTCAGTGTTTAATGTGTCAAACAGCTCTTATTGTTTCTCCAccagtctgtgtctctctctgtgtgggATATACTAACTATATACTGTGcctccttgtgtgtgtctgtgtgtgacaggtCATAGACACTTTGTCCATCCTCTCTCATTCGTCGATTGCTACACAAAGAGGATTCCAGTAAGTAATTTCTTTCCTCCACCTTCCTTCCTTTACCACCATTACctacaaacactcacacacactttccctaCCTCCAGGCCTTTTCCTTTGGAAGGATGCACTCCTGATGACGAGATCTACAGCGGCCTGTCTGACCACATAGAGTAAGTCTTTTTCTTAATAATATCAACATAATAATCTTGAGCTCCCtttatcaatttattgttttgtattttaaaacaaattggAACATAGGTGAATAGCATATCTCCTTTAGGTCTCCTACTGTACATAGTTACACCAATGATTCATCCTTCCCAGCACACACAGTAGAGTCCACTTCCAATGTTTGTTCGTAACTTGTGCTAGAGAGTAACAGCAACACAAGTcagcacatgcagacacatggCATACATACAGTCCATGCCAATTAttaagaaatacaaataaatacaaaacaaaaataaaaatacaaagcaaAATTCCTTTAAGTGTGCAAGAAAGCAGTTATTATACAAACTATTACTTCTACAATAGTTTACCTTGATGTTCCCACACCATATGGTCATTAGAACAAAATGAGCAATGAGGAGactgaagtgtttttatttcaaataatcGTCTCCTTCCAAAAAAATTTTTAATGATGCAACATTTTGATCGCCAAGGTCTTCGTCAGGCAAACAAAAATGACACCTACAATTAAAAGAcaaagattatttatttatttatctattgtAGACATTGAAGGtccaaacacaaaacatgcatcattaaaatgtatctttttctgtatttggtgtttttgttctgcACTTGTACCCAATTGGGGCCACTATAtattcaaaagaaaacagaagtgTTGCTTAGTTTTGGACtaaaaagaaatttaatttCCCAGCATAAGTTCTAAGAAGCACTGTCACATTTATGCGTTATTGTTATATATCTAATGTACCAGTAATGGAATCTTAAGTATTTGAAAGTAattgaataaaatttaaaaaatcaaatggGGACCTTCTGACTTAAACTTGAATCGAATCTGGAGATCCATGCCAATATattaatacacaaaatattttactaTTGCTGTAAGTGGATAAATGTcatattgtatttgtataaGAGTTTGGTAAATATATTTACTTCAGCATTTCCTATTTGAGCAGGTTTGCCATGCTAATAAGAAATATAATCcaaagtgaagagaaaagggTCATTTTGAATGTCATTTAATAATTAGGACTAGGGATTCAAACATGGCCACACCCTGTTCCCAGTTATTAATCTAcagtattttctaaaaataCACATGCAGTTTATCAGCCAAAACCTGTGAAAAAGAGGACAGAATAAGTATAGTGATCCATCCTGCTCCATTATCCTAAAGCAACACATTGAATCCCTACCCAACCTACACAGGTGTTGTTCTGTCGCTGACTGTCACCTCTGTGGAGTGAGAAAATGATGAAGACAAGACCAATAACaattttgtatgtatgtatcatGTGTATCAGTGACACACTGGATGAGGATGAAGACTTGTACGACTttgtggaggatgaggagaacgAAGGAGATGAGATCTATGAAGACTTGATGAGGACAGATGAACAACCTGAAACTGTGAGTGGACCTCACACAACATTATAACTTTAACAAAAAGGAAGGTTTGCGCTGTCTTTTGGCAACCTGGAATTTtggtttgtgattttttttttttttttaaatgaagcaatTTTACTTGAGACCTCTGGTTACATATGTCtaccagttcaaccaaagagtgactttgtttctttgttgcatttctttatCGAGATACCTTAATAGGTCAAATTATTCAGTAATACGcaagaaaacaagcaaagtTTAGAGGACcgtaatttttttattattttctgtagcAAAAATATATCTTTCTGCTCTCCTATCCTGTTAAATATCTCATGATCCCTTGTCCAGAGATTGTTGTGTCTCCATTTGCAGATAGGAGCTACATTAACAGATAACTTCAGATAGCAGCCACCAGAAAAGGAATTATGTGTAAATGTCACCTAGCTACATAATTCATAAAGGCACAATCTGTCTATGAGATACTATGATAGCTGGTGCAAATGAGGCCTCAGGGGAGTTGAATTAACAGTGCCTCAAGGTAAAACTGCCATAAAAAATTTTCAGGAAATGCCACTGAAATTGAAAAGCCTCAATATTTGACAATATTGCTGTAGCATTTTATCCtgttcattttataattttctgtcaaatattCATGCATCAATTGGACTACTGTTTCCACTGTGTTCTGTGTGAGACAAATGGAACACATTTCTtccaaaaacaactaaaaatgcTATGCAAAAAGacatcaagaaaataaatagaacTACCAATAAAGTACACAACAGTGGAGGGGTGAGAGAGACTAAAGACACAGATTGATCTGGAAGGTCTGTATCTAGAGTTCAGCACCAAGATACAAGTTAAAACAAATCTTATTGCTACAAATTGGGTCTTTTATAGCTaacatatgtatataaaaaaagattttataaAAATTTTCTGTGCTGGTCTCTTCATgcttcatttgacatttttgtgtgtgtgtttctacagcTGCAGAAGACTGGGGTAGACAAACGAGAGTGCTGCCTGCAGgaaatcagacagacagaagagaaataCTCTGATACACTGGAATCTATATTACAGGTGTGCACATGTTTACAATCTAGTGAAAGAAGATCAACACATTTAGATAAATCTCACATGGAAAAAGTCactcatacacagacacacacaagcatgcaaacagacatttatacacacatttaaagacaGTAACAACCATACCTTCTTTTTTGTGCAGCACTTTATGAAGCCTCTTGAAAAGTTTCTCAAGGCTCAAGACATTGAGAGTATCTTCATCAATATAGAGGTACGGGAGGAGATTATCTACACACCTGGTCATGTGTACAGGTTTACCTTTATGTATTTGccttttttacatgttttttgcaTATGTGTATTTGTAGGAGTTGGCCAACACCCATCGTAATTTGTTGGAGGAGGTCCGGAATTCCATCCTAAATTGTGGAGCCAAGAACCTGTACCAGGTCTTTCTGAACTACAAGGAGAggtacacaacacacacacacacacacacacacacaattgtttCTGTAATACAGTAAGACTACTAAGAATACATGAATGTTGTAATATGTTCTAATATACTTACCCCCCTCAGGCTCTTACTGTATGGCCGTTACTGTAGTCAGGTGGAAACGTCAACAAAACACCTTGACAAGCTTTCAAATACGAGGGAGGATATCAGAATGAAACTGGAGGtgagaaaaagacacacactcaaatagTACATATGAGCAGAagatgtgtgatttttttaataaagttatgAAGTAGGTTTGGATAGTTTAGGGTTCAAATTTGTGCCAGTTCAGTCTGAACTAAAGGTGGAGTCACTGATGGCATCCTCGAGTAGCTTGGCCCTATTGAACACAATAAGCATGCTTCAGTGGTGGGAAGCTAGTGAGGGATCATGTGCTTGTTGCATCACTAATGACTCCTACTTTCGTTCTGTATACATTGTCCTTCGGAGGGCTAGATACACTGTGGCAGTCAGTCTTGCTGTTAGTTTGTCCCAGTGGCCAACTGTGGtactaaaacaaatatttgacagGTCGCCTTAAATGGCACAGAAGGTTATTTATTACTCTTTGTCTtatgaaactgtaaaacttCCCCAGAACCTAGAAAAGCATCTTTTATGAGTGTAGTGTCTATTGGATGAGCCAGCAGATGTAGGGAAAGACACACTAAGGCACATGTGTCATCGGTTACACAATCGAGAAACAAACCAGGAAGAGAGAAAGCTTTTTTGGCTTTTATGTGCTGGATGAGCAACTTTTATTGGAACAAATGGACGTTATCTTTGAACACGGTATCCCTTCTCATAATGCATCCATGAGCTCCACTCCAAGAAAGGAATTTAGCAGCAAGAAGGACTGCGGGAATTGGCcataaggaaaagaaaaggtagCATACTGATTTTCTCAATATTACCTAAACATAGGGACATATTGCTCACTTTAAGTCCATAAGGATACTTTTTAGCCATCATGTTAGCGGCTCTAGGGATTTGGTCCACTTTGGTCCTGCTAAACATTTCCATGATGGTTTGCTTCTGTATTGTGTGGGCCACAACATGTGTGCTTTAGTGTCTTTTACCCTGGCTCTAACCTTTGACTGTACATTGAGATGACATACGATTACGACtgcgattgaaaccttttctacgattcaGATGACATCATGCACATAATATTTCTAGGCCTCAAGAAGGtttgacaaatattaaaactttatttttaatatattttatttttaacaatttataatacaaagagtaataaCTGACCTTGTGTGCTatttgaggtgtcctgtcagcAGTTTCACAGATGTGGCCCCTTTCTGGCCCAAGGgggaattttttttgtttcagtacCGCATTTGGCCACCAGGGAAAATTGGTGGGAAAGCTGCCACACAACATCCTTCTAACACACCTATGATTTACTGCAGATGTttacttccttctctctctctctctctctctctctctctcaggagtGTTCAAAGAGAGCAAATAGTGGTCGTTTTTCTCTCAGAGATTTACTCATGGTCCCTATGCAGAGGGTCCTCAAATATCACCTGCTGTTACAGGTATGTTtgtacagatgtgtgttttatgtgtgccCATGCATGTTCATTTTTCCAGTTAGTCTATAACTTATCTGTTTGCGCCTGCAGGAGCTGGTGAAGCACACCACTGACCCTACAGATAAGGACAACCTCCGCACAGCTCTTGATGCCATGAGAGTAAGTGTGTATGTAATATGTGTATATGTCAATCACTAACTTAAATttatgattcattcattcatccgtctatgtgtgtgtttccaggacTTGGCGCAGTGTGTGAACGAGGTAAAGCGAGACAATGAGATCATCAGACAGATCACCACCTTCCAGCTGTCCATCGAAAACATGGTGAGGTcacatgtttcacttttaatctGGCtggctgttattttgtttttcttcgcTGATCATCCTCACTATCCTCTGCTCTTTAGACTCAGTCTCTAGCTCTCTATGGTCGCCCCAAGATAGATGGAGAGCTGAAGATCTGCAGCCCGGAGAAAAAGTCTAAACAGGACAGGTGTGTGTAGTTTATGTCTTAATCTATTTGTCATGCGTTAATGCCATGTATCTGACCTTGTTTtgtatctgtgtatgtttgGTTGCTCGTCAGGTATGCATTCCTCTTCGATAAggccatgtttgtgtgtaagaaGAAGAGTGGAGAGACTTTTGAGCTAAAGGACATCATTGAACTACAGCACTACCAGATACGAGATGAAACCACAGGAGAAAAGGACAATAAGAAGGTCTTTCTACTACTCTGTGGCACCAATTATACTAGACAGTACATCTATTAGGCATCCATAAAGCTAacagcgtgtgtttgtgtgtgcgaaCAGTGGTCCTATTTGTTCCTTCTGCTGGACAACTATGGGAAGTGTGGGTACGATTTATTCTTCAAAACCAGAGAACTGAAGAAGAAATGGCTGGAACAGTTTGAGATGGCTCTGTGAGttattacacatacacatgtgcacatatacacatggaaatttacacacacagaattcTTGCCAAAGAGTGAAGAAGGTCTGCTTGAATCGATGTAGTAATCTCATGCAGCAACAAGCAGTAACTTAGTATTTTTGCTGATAAAATGTTGATACAGCATCTGATGACGGATACAACCATTCTCCAAGCATTATTTTTGAGATGCTTATTCCGGCAGTCTCCAAATAAAAGTTGGACAGTCTTGGTGAtctataatcagtatttttatattataatggATCGtctgactatgtgtaatgtgaaagaagttGCTCGTTATGAcaaactcacagagaattatcaccggACTCAGCAATTCCCCCTCAGCTTGGGGCTTTATAACATCTTTCAcctagttgtttttgttttttgggctgcaactttttatttttagttcactctcaccactcttaTAGCAGTAGGCAGCtgatttcagcaaaaaaagctctatctgtacactatctgctcagcaccaaacagacagacatagttaacgactagctggtgaacacagtggagcatttagaagctaaagagccagatattgcCCGCAGGacttggtagagaccaaaaaaggagctaaatattggacttacatttgcctgGTTACCAGAAACACTATTTCAAATGAAAGATAATGTTGCTTCAtttctgctgaatgtgtaaataagcaactgtttgctaacatgttcacaatatCAACATAGTTATAAGTTATGTTAGCGTTGGGTTCATAGTTTCTGCTGCCTCTAAGTGGCCAAAGAGTTAGTTATTACAGATTTAAGTTAATCACCTTTGTAATGAagaacaatattttattatttcaaatgatCCATAAGTAAATGatataatgtaaaaacacatcagaagagaaacagaacGGAGTAAGTTTAGGTCACTGTTGACAGAAACTGACTTGGAAAAGTTTAGCTGTAGTCACTTGTCGATATGGTTTTGCGTTGCAGTTTTGCTGATTGCTCAACCCTGTGGGAAATTAACCGACATCTATGATTTGTTGATCTTGTTATTTGCAATCTGACCTGCACTGTGTTGCTGCTACTGTTGGTTTATTCAGTCTCAGGAATACCAAATAGATGCTCTCCTGGCAGATGCCCTGTTAATGCTTGTTACCTCAGCATGGTCAAAACAGTTGTACTTCATGGTTGCAGGTCAAATATGTGTCCAGAGAACTCCACAGCCAACAACCATGACTTCCAAATGCACTGCTTCGAGGAAACCACCTGCTGCAAGGCCTGCTCAATGCTGTTAAGGTACTTTGTCTCACTGGTTCTCTCAGTTTCTCTCTTAGCTCCAATTTTAAACGAAACTTGTCCACTGAAGCTGAATTTCTCCATCTGTCGTCTGCAGAGGGATATTTTTCCAGGGCTATCGCTGCACTCGCTGTAAAATGGCTGCACATAAAGAGTGTTTAGGCAGAGTCCCTGCCTGTGGACGAAATTCAGGTCTgtatatgggtgtgtgtgtgtatttaaatacTATTTCTGATTAGTCTAATTATCATGAATTAGTGCATTTATAACTTCTTACATTGATTGTCCTCTTCAAATTACAGATCATCCTGGTACTATGAAGAAGGTAAGATTACATTTATCTTTGAcattgtgaatatatatatatatataatttatattattcAGGTAAAGGTGATGAATAAGCCCTTGTTGGACTTTTTTCCTCTACCTGCACactactttttttgtttaacttgtGCAAATAGATAAAACTTGAGGTACGATAGCTACagttcttttgtcttttgtccctcCAGAATAAAGCACAGAGATCTTCTGGACTTTCCAGCGTTGGTAAGAAATTCATGATATAATAAgttcaaaatgcaaatgttttactTCTTTTACTACTtggacaaaacattagaaacttTCAGTCATGGTTTCCGTTTTGGTCATGTTTATTCTCCCAATCAACCTCCTAAATGTTCAAgagtaaatgaaatatttgatgGAATGAAAGTGCTTGCGTTGCCTGTCAGAGCTCCTTCCTCATATCTCAatgtctcctctttctcctcctcgcTCTCTGTCTCAGGATGCCCTAAGATGGAGGTGTGTCAGGAGTATTATGGCTTGCCGCCGCCCCCTGTGGGCTTCGGCCAACTGCTTCACCTCTCCAAAGGTGACATCATTGAGCTGACCAGGGCTGATGCTGACCTGCCATGGTGGGAGGTGATGTTAAAAACCAGCATAAACACTCTGTATTCTGAAAGCTGAGGGTTATCGCACATTATTTGGTTGTGTTTAGACTTGTTTCCTGTGGTTAATGTGTAGGTGTGagatgcttttttctttttcagtctgttttgaCATTTACCTCTCTGTATCTCATTCTCTaccctccacttcctccctcGTGCCCAACTAGCACTTCTGCCTCTGCTGTGTGATTAATTTAAAAGCTTTTgatttggaaaataaatcaaacttaaTGGCtggattccatttagctgcttcgatttcagggtcctggtattgtgcatgcaggctcactgtcatggccaCCTTTATTGTTATCTATGACCAGTCAAAATGtattctgtgaaaaaggcctatcagATGATGTTTACCTTGTTGCTGATTGTTTTACCAAAGCATTCCATAGTTTGTAGGTTGATGTGTGACTGTTTTACTACTTTTCAGACTTTATTTGTCAGTTATGTTATTGTTGCATGATAACAAAGTTTAGATCAgggtctgtttttgtttacttgttgGTGCATTCAAGTGCTTGTGGGAAACTTCACTAGTCAATATTTGAGATTTGTCCAACATCATTGGATTCACAAAGTTCacttcacaaaaacaagcaaaagtgGACACTGAAAAAAGGATAATCAGTTTCATAGTTCCTGTTCAGCAGACTTTCAAGTCCTGGATGTCGAATCTACCCTCACGTGTACACTTCCTGCATTCAGTGCCTTTAACTGTATTACAAGATCAaagtaactttgacaaaaaaaagttattttatttctttattcctcACTGTGATGATTAGAaatctccatttttttttaaatcgcaccagaatgaataaacacaatTAGAGGGTAGTAAAGAAGCTTTTATTTATCTAAAATCTTTGTTctggaaaaatgtaatgtgaagtCTTTGTAGTAAAAGGGTTAAAGCATGCAAAACACTGGCTTTGTGCTTTAATCTGTCATACTCTTGAACTAGAGCCTGGTGGATCCACAATATTTGATTAAGCTTTTACTCTcaaacgtagaaaaggtttcagtcgtagtcatctggacactgttttcagaatcaagacgtttcggctcccatccggaagtcattctcaattgtgaaaaaattggacgggaactggaaatttaaactactctgagttacataagcttctctctactaagaatcttcacctcgctgtcttcaaatgtgtggtttgtagcttttaaatgcaaaagctacaaaccacacatttgaagacttgaggtgaagattcttagtagagagaagagttggtttgagcgggcgtcaaggaagccatttttgtgaagaaagagaaccctctttgaacagaaatggtggtctgagatttaatctgcccaaagtctatcagagtgtattatcaccttggtcacgcctatcacatgctaatcaggcacttagcagtgatgaagtagatgcagccagagaacaataggcctgattactgattactgggccatcttgaaactattaggtcagtttcaggcgaaactagctattaacagatactcaggcagtttctttcctgagggcagggcttatgtaactcagagtagtttaaatttccagttcccgtccaattttttcacaattgagaatgacttccggatgggagccgaaacgtcttgattctgaaaacagtgtccagatgactacgactgaaaccttttctacgatagaacactcctggacgaatgagggactacaccgttttaCTCTCAAACTAACTATTTTCATGATAGTTACAAGTCTTGACACAAAAATAGTCAGGGTATTGTATTCTGTTCTAAGTTCACACATctcttatttatttctttatccaTAAATCACTTCTGTTGTTTCAAGCTTTGCAAGACTTCCTTAGTAATCCCTGCATACGAATTTAGTGTGAATGCCTCAGATCAGTATATGAGTCATTTTCTTTAAGGTGGAGTTTCTTTAATAAGTTACTTATTCTTATAAATCTGATGATtcatttatacagtatgtcgCAATGACTGCTTGCTCCACCCAGTCCGGCCATGtgatttgttgtgtgtgtcacTCAGGGAAGGAACCTGACTGCTGGTCAAATGGGATGGTTCCCCTGCCAAAAAGTTCAGCCCTACGTCGCTGTGAGTAAGACCCACCAGCCAACATGAGCTCCTAAACAACAGACACCCTCCACCAAACTGAAAATGCCATAAAAGcctaaaaaaaaccaaaaaaaacccaacaacattttgacaacgcaacattttcaaatttctttttttttttcaagagagATCTGAGCACAAGAAAACAACCAAATGACATACATATTGAGTTAAGTCCAGTGGcagggctgccaacttttcaatttagACTGGTAGATCTATGGCACATTATTTAAGGCACTATAACAGATAATGTTCCGtttgcaacttcaatcacaacatataagaaatgtatcaaaatatgaaatatatatacactttaagaagtcacacactgtcaatagttttatcaagatcactgtaaatgaatgtgttagcttttgtttatgttcaagtccaGTGTCTAGTAGTCTTTATTATGAGGAGTACATTATGATACCttctcactgtaactcaaaCTACATGCCTTTTTTACtcagtttaaatatatatataaaaaacattgtaaacCCCCCATCTCATTGTCTTAAATTTAATGGCTTATATAGGAACATAATCCTTCTTACCTTCATGTATCCATacttaatttttacattttaagatggtaaaagacatcaattaatcagtgacagacagagatccATTCAGCAAACTTGCTGCTGTTGGCGACGCTTTATTTTTCTATCACAAAACTCTAGCATTCACTGGAGTTCCATGAGCTGGTGGGGTTGATTCGTGTTATCAGTTATAAATTAGTTTTTCACTGCTTGAGAAAATGGACGTTTGGTATGAAAGCGTGTGAAAAGTGTCAACTGCCTGAGCCTCACAGTCAATGTGTGAGAGTTGGCAGCCGTGTCCAGTGGTAGGTGTCAGCTTGCACAAGTAGGCAATTAGTCATTAGCTGCACTGAAATCAACATTAGCAGTATGAAGAACTGAAGAGCAGTTATCGCCATGACAACAGACTTGACACAAATTTTACATCTAACCACTGTGTAATCTCACCTTTTCCCAGAGGCCGACCCCCGACCTCTCTGGCTTCCACTGGTAAGTATCAACAGGAACTAGGTTAAATCACTTGCTCACCATACCACACACGAATAGCCACAAAAACAGAACCAGATAATGAAAAGTACTGGTGATTTTAAAGCAGCTTTTGTATCACCTCACACCATTGTTTTCCATGTATAAAGTAACCATTAGTTATTAATTATCGTATAGTCACTGTTCTCTGCCCCTGAGCTCATGATAATAACAATGAGGTACTAACTCTAGAGGACTCAAAGTGCTGCAAATAACAATGAATATGGTATTGTCCTTAAAGTCACTGTGTACAGGatttcaaaatgatttactTTGGTGCCACCTGGTGGTAATATCAAATATTACACTgttgaatgaaacaaaaaacacaaagtaaccCATTAATAATGCgtaatttttctacaaacaaaaacttaataacttaataaacttaataatttgaaagatgcagCAGTCACGTACAACTTCTACACAAAGCCACTTTGGTAACACTTTAGTTTACatccccctatttagcatttataaaatatataaagtatatacacatttaataaatggttttagcacactataatgtagctgtaaacagatataagtgtttgttaatgtatttgtcaacaactataactcctcctgcGAGCACCTATAGGTGCatgctggtgtataaacagaatGAAGAACAACATAGTAacacacagttgtaataataaatagatataaataatgaatataataaataataatagtcaGAGAGCTAACTCATCATTGATGGAATCAACTTTTCTTTTATATGTTGAAGactgttttatttcctctttataAAGTATAAGTAAGCAAAGAATAAGAATCTGATTCTCACTGTGCTTGAAGGTTCGC
Encoded proteins:
- the LOC122870854 gene encoding proto-oncogene vav-like isoform X2; translated protein: MELWRQCAIWLIDCRVLPDNHRVTWEGAQVCDLAQALRDGVLLCQLLNNLLPQAVNLREINLRPQMSQFLCLKNIRKFLGVCQERFHLKKNELFEAFDLFDVRDFAKVIDTLSILSHSSIATQRGFQPFPLEGCTPDDEIYSGLSDHIDDTLDEDEDLYDFVEDEENEGDEIYEDLMRTDEQPETLQKTGVDKRECCLQEIRQTEEKYSDTLESILQHFMKPLEKFLKAQDIESIFINIEELANTHRNLLEEVRNSILNCGAKNLYQVFLNYKERLLLYGRYCSQVETSTKHLDKLSNTREDIRMKLEECSKRANSGRFSLRDLLMVPMQRVLKYHLLLQELVKHTTDPTDKDNLRTALDAMRDLAQCVNEVKRDNEIIRQITTFQLSIENMTQSLALYGRPKIDGELKICSPEKKSKQDRYAFLFDKAMFVCKKKSGETFELKDIIELQHYQIRDETTGEKDNKKWSYLFLLLDNYGKCGYDLFFKTRELKKKWLEQFEMALSNMCPENSTANNHDFQMHCFEETTCCKACSMLLRGIFFQGYRCTRCKMAAHKECLGRVPACGRNSDHPGTMKKNKAQRSSGLSSVGCPKMEVCQEYYGLPPPPVGFGQLLHLSKGDIIELTRADADLPWWERPTPDLSGFHWFAGNMDRTAAKNLLMSRSDGTFLVRQKDGGEFAISIKFNMDIRHIKITSAEGLYRINEKKAFKGLIEMIQFYQKNSLKEYFKDVDTTLRTPYKQPEQCNMPNNTPTTTPGGSMRSFGVVRARYDFSARDRSELSLREGDTIKILSKKAHSGWWKGEVYGRVGFFPANYVEEDYSDYC
- the LOC122870854 gene encoding proto-oncogene vav-like isoform X1, with the protein product MELWRQCAIWLIDCRVLPDNHRVTWEGAQVCDLAQALRDGVLLCQLLNNLLPQAVNLREINLRPQMSQFLCLKNIRKFLGVCQERFHLKKNELFEAFDLFDVRDFAKVIDTLSILSHSSIATQRGFQPFPLEGCTPDDEIYSGLSDHIDDTLDEDEDLYDFVEDEENEGDEIYEDLMRTDEQPETLQKTGVDKRECCLQEIRQTEEKYSDTLESILQHFMKPLEKFLKAQDIESIFINIEELANTHRNLLEEVRNSILNCGAKNLYQVFLNYKERLLLYGRYCSQVETSTKHLDKLSNTREDIRMKLEECSKRANSGRFSLRDLLMVPMQRVLKYHLLLQELVKHTTDPTDKDNLRTALDAMRDLAQCVNEVKRDNEIIRQITTFQLSIENMTQSLALYGRPKIDGELKICSPEKKSKQDRYAFLFDKAMFVCKKKSGETFELKDIIELQHYQIRDETTGEKDNKKWSYLFLLLDNYGKCGYDLFFKTRELKKKWLEQFEMALSNMCPENSTANNHDFQMHCFEETTCCKACSMLLRGIFFQGYRCTRCKMAAHKECLGRVPACGRNSDHPGTMKKNKAQRSSGLSSVGCPKMEVCQEYYGLPPPPVGFGQLLHLSKGDIIELTRADADLPWWEGRNLTAGQMGWFPCQKVQPYVARPTPDLSGFHWFAGNMDRTAAKNLLMSRSDGTFLVRQKDGGEFAISIKFNMDIRHIKITSAEGLYRINEKKAFKGLIEMIQFYQKNSLKEYFKDVDTTLRTPYKQPEQCNMPNNTPTTTPGGSMRSFGVVRARYDFSARDRSELSLREGDTIKILSKKAHSGWWKGEVYGRVGFFPANYVEEDYSDYC
- the LOC122870854 gene encoding proto-oncogene vav-like isoform X3, producing the protein MELWRQCAIWLIDCRVLPDNHRVTWEGAQVCDLAQALRDGVLLCQLLNNLLPQAVNLREINLRPQMSQFLCLKNIRKFLGVCQERFHLKKNELFEAFDLFDVRDFAKVIDTLSILSHSSIATQRGFQPFPLEGCTPDDEIYSGLSDHIDDTLDEDEDLYDFVEDEENEGDEIYEDLMRTDEQPETLQKTGVDKRECCLQEIRQTEEKYSDTLESILQHFMKPLEKFLKAQDIESIFINIEELANTHRNLLEEVRNSILNCGAKNLYQVFLNYKERLLLYGRYCSQVETSTKHLDKLSNTREDIRMKLEECSKRANSGRFSLRDLLMVPMQRVLKYHLLLQELVKHTTDPTDKDNLRTALDAMRDLAQCVNEVKRDNEIIRQITTFQLSIENMTQSLALYGRPKIDGELKICSPEKKSKQDRYAFLFDKAMFVCKKKSGETFELKDIIELQHYQIRDETTGEKDNKKWSYLFLLLDNYGKCGYDLFFKTRELKKKWLEQFEMALSNMCPENSTANNHDFQMHCFEETTCCKACSMLLRGIFFQGYRCTRCKMAAHKECLGRVPACGRNSDHPGTMKKNKAQRSSGLSSVGCPKMEGRNLTAGQMGWFPCQKVQPYVARPTPDLSGFHWFAGNMDRTAAKNLLMSRSDGTFLVRQKDGGEFAISIKFNMDIRHIKITSAEGLYRINEKKAFKGLIEMIQFYQKNSLKEYFKDVDTTLRTPYKQPEQCNMPNNTPTTTPGGSMRSFGVVRARYDFSARDRSELSLREGDTIKILSKKAHSGWWKGEVYGRVGFFPANYVEEDYSDYC